One stretch of Juglans microcarpa x Juglans regia isolate MS1-56 chromosome 3D, Jm3101_v1.0, whole genome shotgun sequence DNA includes these proteins:
- the LOC121254715 gene encoding uncharacterized protein LOC121254715 isoform X2 yields the protein MRVFIGHTHSSTVVKILINRGESSSPPEERDKTKTVSQRERERERERDMGNIGEIEEIQGYLSSSTTMPLLALNHVSFVCKSVSNSVRFYEDVLGFVLIKRPSSFDFEGAWLFNYGIGIHLLESDNAPTKKSAINPKDNHISFQCSDMNRVIRKLEEMNIEYVTAVVKEGGITVDQLFFHDPDGYMVEICNCQNLPVLPLMSCPLKLAEPTRNNTIPSFYGKRISEMQCYGEAEELMMENFMLDMMTISI from the exons ATGAGGGTGTTCATCGGTCACACCCACTCATCGACAGTGGTGAAAATTCTCATCAACAGAGGAGAGAGTTCAAGTCCTCCCGAAGAGAgagacaaaacaaaaactgtatctcagagagagagagagagagagagagagagagatatgggGAATATAGGAGAGATTGAGGAAATTCAGGGGTATTTGTCATCTTCAACAACAATGCCTCTACTGGCTTTGAATCATGTCTCGTTCGTTTGCAAGTCTGTGAGCAACTCCGTTAGGTTCTACGAGGATGTCTTGGGCTTTGTTCTCATCAAACGCCCGTCTTCCTTCGACTTTGAAGGAGCTTG gTTGTTCAACTATGGTATTGGCATACATTTGCTGGAGTCGGACAATGCCCCAACAAAGAAAAGCGCAATAAACCCAAAAGACAACCATATTTCATTCCAATGCTCAGACATGAACAGGGTTATTCGGAAACTAGAGGAGATGAACATAGAGTATGTTACGGCAGTGGTGAAGGAAGGTGGGATTACAGTTGATCAGCTCTTCTTCCACGACCCTGATGGGTACATGGTTGAAATATGCAATTGTCAAAATCTCCCTGTTCTTCCACTTATGTCATGCCCTCTCAAGCTAGCTGAACCCACCAGGAACAACACCATCCCATCATTTTATG GTAAGCGAATTTCAGAGATGCAGTGCTATGGAGAAGCTGAGGAACTGATGATGGAGAACTTTATGTTGGACATGATGACCATTTCGATCTGA
- the LOC121254715 gene encoding virulence protein STM3117-like isoform X1, with protein MGNIGEIEEIQGYLSSSTTMPLLALNHVSFVCKSVSNSVRFYEDVLGFVLIKRPSSFDFEGAWLFNYGIGIHLLESDNAPTKKSAINPKDNHISFQCSDMNRVIRKLEEMNIEYVTAVVKEGGITVDQLFFHDPDGYMVEICNCQNLPVLPLMSCPLKLAEPTRNNTIPSFYEENAGKRISEMQCYGEAEELMMENFMLDMMTISI; from the exons atgggGAATATAGGAGAGATTGAGGAAATTCAGGGGTATTTGTCATCTTCAACAACAATGCCTCTACTGGCTTTGAATCATGTCTCGTTCGTTTGCAAGTCTGTGAGCAACTCCGTTAGGTTCTACGAGGATGTCTTGGGCTTTGTTCTCATCAAACGCCCGTCTTCCTTCGACTTTGAAGGAGCTTG gTTGTTCAACTATGGTATTGGCATACATTTGCTGGAGTCGGACAATGCCCCAACAAAGAAAAGCGCAATAAACCCAAAAGACAACCATATTTCATTCCAATGCTCAGACATGAACAGGGTTATTCGGAAACTAGAGGAGATGAACATAGAGTATGTTACGGCAGTGGTGAAGGAAGGTGGGATTACAGTTGATCAGCTCTTCTTCCACGACCCTGATGGGTACATGGTTGAAATATGCAATTGTCAAAATCTCCCTGTTCTTCCACTTATGTCATGCCCTCTCAAGCTAGCTGAACCCACCAGGAACAACACCATCCCATCATTTTATG AAGAAAATGCAGGTAAGCGAATTTCAGAGATGCAGTGCTATGGAGAAGCTGAGGAACTGATGATGGAGAACTTTATGTTGGACATGATGACCATTTCGATCTGA